In one Pseudomonas fitomaticsae genomic region, the following are encoded:
- a CDS encoding YkgJ family cysteine cluster protein — translation MSEASPCLNCGACCSHFRVSFFWGECASSGGTVPDELVTQITPSRVAMIGTDRKAPRCTALEGEVGKSVACTIYDKRSSPCREFEASWENGEQNTDCDKARARFGLPPLQPHWNEVA, via the coding sequence ATGTCCGAAGCCAGTCCGTGTCTGAATTGCGGTGCCTGCTGTTCCCATTTCCGTGTTTCTTTTTTCTGGGGTGAATGCGCATCCTCCGGCGGGACCGTGCCCGATGAACTGGTTACTCAGATCACGCCCAGCCGGGTCGCGATGATCGGCACCGACCGCAAGGCGCCACGTTGCACTGCGCTGGAGGGCGAGGTCGGAAAATCGGTGGCCTGCACGATCTACGACAAGCGTTCCAGCCCCTGCCGCGAGTTCGAAGCGTCGTGGGAAAACGGCGAACAGAACACCGACTGCGACAAGGCGCGAGCCCGTTTCGGCCTGCCACCGCTGCAACCGCACTGGAACGAAGTCGCCTGA
- a CDS encoding inorganic phosphate transporter: protein MIDLFSGLDAWVLVSLLLALTFVLAFEFINGFHDTANAVATVIYTKAMPPHLAVFFSGVFNFLGVLLGGVGVAYAIVHLLPVELLINVNTGHGLAMVFSLLAAAIAWNLGTWYFGIPASSSHTLIGSILGVGLANALINEIPLADGVNWQKAIDIGASLVFSPMAGFLIAALVLIGLKWWRPLSKMHKTPEQRRKIDDKKHPPFWNRLVLVISAMAVSFVHGSNDGQKGIGLIMLVLIGIVPAQFVLDLNSTTYQIERTRDATLHLSQFYKRNAETLGEFLALGKSVEGDLPEKFRCNPQQTEPTITALLDTLKGVADYHSLSSESRIEVRRYLLCLDDTAKKVSKLPGLAPREKADLDKLRKDLTTTTEYAPFWVILAVALALGLGTMVGWKRVVLTIGEKIGKQGMTYSQGMSAQITTASLIGMANIFSLPVSTTHVLSSGVAGTMVANKSGLQGGTVKTILLAWVLTLPATVALSAGLFWLASKALGS from the coding sequence ATGATCGATTTATTCAGCGGACTGGATGCCTGGGTGCTTGTGAGCCTCCTGCTCGCCCTGACATTTGTCCTCGCCTTCGAGTTCATCAATGGATTTCATGACACCGCTAACGCGGTAGCCACTGTTATCTACACCAAAGCGATGCCGCCTCACCTGGCGGTGTTCTTCTCGGGCGTGTTCAACTTCCTCGGCGTATTGCTGGGCGGCGTTGGCGTGGCGTATGCCATCGTGCACCTGCTGCCGGTAGAACTGTTGATCAACGTGAACACCGGCCATGGTCTGGCAATGGTGTTCTCGCTGCTCGCCGCCGCCATCGCCTGGAACCTGGGCACCTGGTACTTCGGTATCCCGGCCTCCAGCTCGCACACGCTGATCGGTTCGATCCTCGGTGTCGGCCTGGCCAACGCCCTGATCAACGAAATTCCACTGGCTGACGGCGTCAACTGGCAGAAAGCGATCGATATCGGCGCCTCGCTGGTGTTCTCGCCGATGGCCGGTTTCCTGATCGCCGCGCTGGTGCTGATCGGCCTGAAATGGTGGCGCCCGCTGTCGAAGATGCACAAGACGCCGGAACAGCGCCGCAAGATCGACGACAAGAAGCACCCACCGTTCTGGAACCGTCTGGTCCTGGTGATCTCGGCCATGGCCGTGAGCTTCGTGCACGGCTCCAACGACGGCCAAAAAGGTATCGGCCTGATCATGCTGGTACTGATCGGTATCGTGCCTGCGCAGTTCGTACTCGACCTGAACAGCACCACCTACCAGATCGAACGGACTCGCGACGCGACCCTGCACCTGAGCCAGTTCTACAAGCGCAACGCCGAAACCCTGGGCGAATTCCTGGCCCTGGGCAAAAGCGTGGAAGGCGACCTGCCGGAGAAATTCCGTTGCAACCCGCAACAGACCGAACCGACCATCACCGCCCTGCTCGACACCCTCAAAGGTGTAGCGGACTATCACTCGCTGTCCTCGGAAAGCCGCATCGAAGTGCGTCGCTACCTGCTCTGCCTGGACGACACCGCGAAGAAAGTCAGCAAACTGCCAGGCCTCGCACCGCGTGAAAAAGCCGACCTGGACAAACTGCGCAAAGACCTGACCACCACCACCGAATACGCCCCGTTCTGGGTAATTCTGGCGGTCGCCCTGGCCCTGGGCCTGGGCACCATGGTCGGCTGGAAACGCGTGGTACTGACCATCGGCGAGAAGATCGGCAAACAAGGCATGACCTACTCGCAAGGCATGTCGGCCCAGATCACCACCGCCAGCCTGATCGGCATGGCCAACATCTTCAGCCTGCCGGTGTCCACCACCCACGTCCTCTCCTCGGGCGTGGCCGGCACCATGGTCGCCAACAAAAGCGGCCTGCAAGGCGGCACGGTGAAAACCATCCTGCTGGCCTGGGTCCTGACCCTGCCAGCCACCGTGGCCCTGTCGGCCGGCCTGTTCTGGCTGGCGTCGAAGGCGCTGGGTAGCTGA
- the ccoM gene encoding cytochrome c oxidase subunit CcoM, protein MFFDNVVFAGVLTVGLMVLFFAGFGFFIWKDANKRKKP, encoded by the coding sequence ATGTTTTTCGATAACGTGGTGTTTGCCGGGGTCCTGACTGTGGGCCTGATGGTTCTGTTTTTTGCAGGGTTTGGATTTTTTATCTGGAAGGATGCGAATAAGCGCAAGAAGCCTTGA
- a CDS encoding aminotransferase class V-fold PLP-dependent enzyme produces the protein MNTDDILRLRAATPGCAQVIHFNHAGASLPSQTTLDAVIEQLQREALGGPMEAADNRVQERARNAAAALLNAQPEDIAFASSGSAAWSQAFNALGPWQPGERILVGRHEWAGNLACMAEAVKAGARLEVIPCDAHGAVDPQALAQMIDGQVRLIALTWLPANGGLINPAAQIGSVARRHGIPYFIDAGQALGQLPCDVQDLQCDVLKGAGRKFLRGPRGTALMYIRPQFLQRLLPVQRDVLSAPWDGKRFILRDDARRFETSEVSLALLAGLANALEEYNRLGAIPIRQRIEQLCNGLRQRLKSIPGLTLRDLGTANQQSGLIAFTLEGWDSMALKQTLAERRINIGANDVAYTPLDMQARGLTNIARVALSYLNTQEEIDVLLQNLTELAVRPQISISTQSP, from the coding sequence GTGAACACCGACGACATCTTGCGCCTGCGCGCCGCCACGCCCGGCTGCGCTCAGGTGATCCACTTCAACCACGCCGGCGCATCATTGCCGAGTCAGACGACCCTCGACGCGGTGATCGAACAGTTGCAACGCGAAGCACTCGGCGGGCCGATGGAAGCGGCGGACAACCGGGTACAGGAACGCGCGCGCAACGCGGCCGCCGCCCTGCTCAACGCCCAGCCCGAAGACATCGCCTTCGCCAGCAGCGGCTCGGCAGCCTGGAGCCAGGCGTTCAACGCGCTGGGGCCGTGGCAGCCCGGCGAGCGGATTCTGGTAGGTCGCCATGAATGGGCCGGCAACCTGGCGTGCATGGCCGAAGCGGTGAAGGCCGGCGCGCGGCTCGAAGTGATTCCTTGTGACGCCCACGGCGCGGTCGACCCGCAAGCCCTGGCGCAGATGATCGACGGCCAGGTGCGGCTGATCGCCCTGACCTGGCTGCCGGCCAACGGCGGCCTGATCAACCCCGCTGCGCAGATCGGCAGCGTAGCGCGGCGCCACGGCATCCCTTATTTCATCGACGCCGGTCAGGCGCTGGGGCAGTTGCCTTGCGATGTTCAAGACTTGCAGTGCGATGTGCTCAAGGGTGCGGGTCGCAAGTTCCTGCGTGGGCCGCGCGGCACGGCGCTGATGTACATCCGACCACAGTTCCTGCAACGGCTGCTCCCCGTGCAACGCGATGTATTGTCGGCACCGTGGGACGGCAAACGATTCATCTTGCGCGATGACGCGCGCCGCTTTGAAACCAGTGAAGTATCGCTGGCACTGCTGGCCGGGCTGGCGAATGCGCTGGAGGAGTACAACCGCCTCGGCGCGATCCCCATCCGCCAGCGCATCGAACAACTGTGCAACGGATTGCGCCAACGCCTGAAGTCGATTCCCGGCCTGACGCTGCGGGATCTCGGAACGGCCAATCAACAATCCGGGCTGATCGCCTTTACGCTCGAAGGCTGGGACAGCATGGCGCTCAAACAGACGTTGGCCGAACGGCGAATCAACATCGGCGCCAATGACGTGGCCTACACGCCGCTGGACATGCAGGCGCGCGGGCTGACGAATATTGCGCGGGTGGCGTTGAGCTACTTGAACACGCAAGAAGAGATCGACGTGCTGCTGCAAAACCTGACGGAACTGGCCGTCCGGCCTCAGATTTCGATATCGACCCAAAGCCCCTGA
- a CDS encoding LysR substrate-binding domain-containing protein yields MPLHQDLPPLMALRAFEAVARHLSFIKAANELSVTQSAISHQVHKLEEFLDQRLFVRRTRAIDLTPAGEHYYRQIEPALAAIAAATHDLRGERPTTLRIGLLASFATLWLAPRLADFNAKYPNIHVELLPAVQLADVDAGEVDLAIRYGKGGWPKVQARRFMAETLTPVCSPAFKAKGVNNGPLLMAKSHQPFEWIDWQQHSGIDLAHVPSVMLHDYNIVVEAAVAGQGIAMGRQRMIERRIKEGVLVSVFDTPPMLGEIGYWLVTPQRPSTPAAQSFCQWLEEAANA; encoded by the coding sequence GTGCCCCTGCATCAGGATCTGCCACCGCTGATGGCCTTGCGCGCCTTTGAAGCCGTGGCCCGCCATCTGAGTTTCATCAAGGCTGCCAATGAGCTGTCGGTGACCCAAAGCGCGATCAGCCATCAGGTGCACAAACTTGAAGAATTCCTCGATCAGCGACTGTTCGTGCGCCGCACCCGGGCGATCGATCTGACACCTGCCGGCGAACATTACTACCGGCAGATCGAACCGGCCCTCGCCGCGATTGCCGCCGCCACCCACGACCTGCGCGGCGAACGCCCCACTACCCTGCGCATCGGTCTGCTCGCCTCCTTTGCCACCCTGTGGCTGGCGCCGCGTCTGGCGGACTTCAACGCGAAATACCCGAACATCCATGTCGAGCTGCTGCCCGCCGTGCAACTGGCCGATGTCGACGCCGGCGAGGTAGACCTGGCGATCCGCTACGGCAAGGGCGGCTGGCCGAAAGTCCAGGCCCGCCGGTTCATGGCTGAAACCCTGACGCCAGTCTGCAGCCCGGCCTTCAAGGCCAAAGGCGTGAACAACGGACCGTTGCTGATGGCCAAATCGCACCAGCCATTCGAATGGATCGACTGGCAACAACACAGCGGCATCGATCTGGCTCATGTGCCCAGCGTCATGCTCCACGACTACAACATCGTCGTCGAAGCGGCCGTCGCCGGTCAGGGCATTGCCATGGGCCGCCAGCGAATGATCGAGCGGCGAATCAAGGAAGGCGTGCTGGTGTCGGTCTTCGACACCCCACCGATGCTCGGCGAGATCGGTTATTGGCTGGTCACTCCGCAACGCCCATCCACGCCGGCGGCGCAAAGTTTCTGCCAGTGGCTGGAGGAAGCGGCGAACGCATGA
- the pcaR gene encoding pca regulon transcriptional regulator PcaR yields MNDQMRNSFTSVAPPIVASPAKRIQALTGDPDFMTSLARGLAVVQAFQERKRHLTIAQISHRTEIPRAAVRRCLHTLIKLGYATTDGRTYSLLPKVLTLGHAYLSSTPLAVSAQPYLDRMSEQLHEACNMATLEGDDILYIARSATTQRLISVDLSVGGRLPAYCTSMGRILLAALDDTSLREYLDHAELVAKTSRTLHTPDALLECLQEVRQQGWCIVDQELEQGLRSIAVPVYDASGQVVAALNVSTHAGRVSRTELEQRFLPGLLSASRDLSAQLFA; encoded by the coding sequence ATGAACGATCAAATGCGCAATTCCTTCACCTCGGTAGCGCCGCCGATCGTCGCTTCGCCGGCCAAGCGTATCCAGGCCCTGACCGGTGATCCGGATTTCATGACCTCCCTGGCCCGTGGCCTGGCGGTGGTGCAGGCGTTTCAGGAGCGCAAGCGCCACCTGACCATCGCCCAGATCAGCCACCGTACGGAAATTCCCCGCGCCGCCGTGCGCCGTTGCCTGCACACACTGATCAAACTCGGCTACGCCACCACCGACGGGCGCACTTATTCGCTTCTGCCCAAAGTGCTGACCCTCGGCCACGCCTATCTGTCTTCGACGCCGCTGGCGGTCTCGGCCCAGCCGTATCTCGACCGCATGAGTGAGCAACTGCACGAGGCCTGCAACATGGCCACGCTTGAAGGCGACGACATTCTCTACATCGCCCGTTCGGCCACCACTCAGCGTCTGATTTCGGTGGACCTCTCGGTAGGCGGGCGTTTGCCGGCGTACTGCACGTCCATGGGGCGGATCCTGCTGGCGGCGCTGGACGACACCTCACTGCGCGAATACCTCGACCACGCCGAACTGGTCGCCAAGACCAGCCGCACCCTTCACACCCCCGACGCCTTGCTCGAATGTCTGCAGGAAGTGCGGCAGCAGGGCTGGTGCATCGTCGATCAGGAACTGGAGCAAGGTCTGCGCTCGATTGCCGTGCCGGTCTACGACGCTTCCGGCCAAGTGGTGGCCGCGCTCAACGTCAGCACTCACGCCGGTCGCGTCAGCCGTACGGAGCTTGAGCAGCGCTTCCTGCCCGGCCTGTTAAGCGCCAGTCGCGACCTCAGTGCGCAATTGTTTGCCTGA
- a CDS encoding spinster family MFS transporter yields MQNSTQAANAWRILFLLFLANLFNFFDRTIPAIIIEPIRMEWHLSDFQLGIVGTAFTLVYAIAGLPLGRMADTGSRSKLMGWGLATWSALTAVNGLVGSFWSFLLVRMGIGIGEASYAPAANSLIGDLFPAHRRARAMGIFMLGLPLGLLLAFFTIGWMVKAFDSWRAPFFIAAVPGLVLAVFMFFIKEPKRGAAETVQVSQEKVDKPIRRVLAVPTFLWLVMAGLCFNFATYACNSFLVPMLQRYFLMPLQEAAVATGVIVGVTGLIGLTLGGWIADKIHQRVANGRLLFAAFSLIISTLCTAWALHAGRIEIGVFVAVFSVGWLFAYNFYTCVYTAIQDVVEPRLRATAMALFFAGLYLLGGGLGPVVVGGLSDHFAKSAMISAGAEQMTEAFKAVGLHDAMYLIPVALFLTMVFLFLASRCFVRDAKRMKEGLVAVVEPDGAAVTA; encoded by the coding sequence ATGCAGAACTCGACCCAAGCGGCGAATGCCTGGCGCATTCTGTTCCTGCTGTTCCTCGCCAACCTGTTCAACTTCTTCGACCGCACCATCCCGGCGATCATCATCGAACCGATCCGCATGGAATGGCACCTCAGCGACTTTCAGCTGGGGATCGTCGGCACGGCGTTCACTCTGGTCTACGCGATTGCCGGCTTACCACTGGGGCGCATGGCCGACACCGGTTCGCGCAGCAAACTCATGGGCTGGGGCCTGGCGACCTGGAGCGCGCTCACCGCCGTGAATGGGCTGGTCGGCAGTTTCTGGAGTTTCCTGCTGGTGCGCATGGGCATCGGCATCGGTGAAGCCAGTTACGCGCCCGCCGCCAACTCGCTGATCGGCGATCTGTTCCCGGCCCATCGTCGGGCGCGGGCCATGGGCATTTTCATGCTCGGCCTGCCGTTGGGGCTGTTGCTGGCCTTCTTCACCATCGGCTGGATGGTCAAGGCGTTCGACAGCTGGCGCGCGCCGTTCTTCATCGCCGCCGTGCCGGGGCTGGTGCTGGCGGTGTTCATGTTCTTCATCAAGGAACCCAAGCGCGGCGCGGCGGAAACCGTGCAGGTGTCCCAAGAGAAAGTCGACAAGCCGATCCGCCGGGTCCTCGCGGTGCCGACCTTCCTGTGGCTGGTGATGGCCGGGCTGTGCTTCAACTTTGCGACCTATGCCTGCAACTCGTTCCTGGTGCCGATGCTCCAGCGTTATTTCCTGATGCCGTTGCAGGAAGCGGCGGTGGCGACCGGGGTGATCGTCGGTGTGACCGGGCTGATCGGCCTGACCCTCGGCGGCTGGATCGCCGATAAGATTCACCAGCGGGTGGCCAACGGGCGGCTGCTGTTCGCCGCGTTCAGCCTGATCATCTCGACCCTGTGCACGGCGTGGGCGCTGCATGCCGGGCGCATCGAGATCGGGGTGTTTGTCGCGGTGTTCAGTGTGGGCTGGCTGTTCGCCTACAACTTCTACACCTGTGTGTACACGGCGATTCAGGACGTGGTCGAACCACGCCTGCGGGCCACGGCGATGGCGCTGTTCTTTGCCGGGTTGTATTTGCTCGGCGGCGGTCTGGGGCCGGTGGTGGTCGGCGGTTTGTCGGATCACTTCGCCAAGTCGGCAATGATTTCGGCGGGCGCCGAGCAGATGACCGAAGCGTTCAAGGCCGTCGGGCTGCATGATGCGATGTACCTGATTCCGGTGGCGCTGTTCCTGACCATGGTGTTCCTGTTCCTCGCCTCGCGCTGTTTTGTGCGGGATGCGAAGCGGATGAAGGAGGGACTGGTCGCGGTGGTTGAACCGGATGGCGCAGCGGTGACTGCATAA
- the rapA gene encoding RNA polymerase-associated protein RapA: MAQQYQPGQRWISDSEAELGLGTVLAQDGRLLTVLYPATGETRQYALRNAPLTRVRFSPGDSITHFEGWKMTVQQVDDVDGLMVYHGLNAQNEAVTLPETQLSNFIQFRLASDRLFAGQIDPLAWFSLRYHTLEHTSRQLQSALWGLGGVRAQPIAHQLHIAREVADRIAPRVLLADEVGLGKTIEAGLVIHRQLLSGRANRVLILVPENLQHQWLVEMRRRFNLQVALFDEERFIESDATNPFEDTQLALVALEWLVDDEKAQDALFAAGWDLMVVDEAHHLVWHEDKVSPEYSLVEQLAEVIPGVLLLTATPEQLGQDSHFARLRLLDPNRFHDLAAFRAESENYRPVAEAVQELLDKGRLSAEAHKTIHGFLGNEGEALLTAVNDGDTEASARLVRELLDRHGTGRVLFRNTRAAVQGFPERKLHPYPLPCPDEYLELPLGEHAELYPEVSFQAQPDASEEERWWKFDPRVEWLIDQLKMLKRTKVLVICAHAETAMDLEDALRVRSGIPATVFHEGMNILERDRAAAYFADEEFGAQVLICSEIGSEGRNFQFAHHLVLFDLPSHPDLLEQRIGRLDRIGQKHIIELHVPYLETSPQERLFQWYHEALNAFLNTCPTGNALQHQFGPRLLPLLEEADDGEWQALIDEARTERERLEAELHTGRDRLLELNSGGAGEGEALVEDILEQDDQFALPIYMETLFDAFGIDSEDHSENALILKPSEKMLDASFPLGDDEGVTITYDRNQALSREDMQFITWEHPMVQGGMDLVLSGSMGNTAVALIKNKALKPGTVLLELLYVSEVVAPRSLQLGRYLPPAALRCLLDANGNDLSSRVAFETLNDQLESVPRASANKFIQAQRDQLTPRINAGEDKVTPRHAERVAEARRRLAADTDEELARLTALQAVNPTVRDSELDALRKQREQGLAMLDKAALRLEAIRVLVAG; this comes from the coding sequence ATGGCGCAGCAGTATCAACCGGGGCAACGCTGGATCAGTGACAGCGAAGCAGAGCTTGGTTTAGGCACCGTTCTGGCACAGGACGGCCGCTTGTTGACCGTGCTTTACCCGGCCACTGGCGAGACTCGCCAGTACGCGCTACGGAATGCGCCCCTCACCCGCGTGCGGTTCTCGCCCGGCGATTCGATCACGCACTTCGAAGGCTGGAAGATGACTGTCCAGCAGGTCGACGACGTCGACGGCCTGATGGTCTACCACGGCCTCAACGCGCAGAACGAAGCGGTCACCCTGCCGGAAACCCAGCTGTCGAACTTCATTCAGTTCCGTCTGGCCAGCGACCGTCTGTTCGCCGGCCAGATCGACCCGCTGGCCTGGTTCTCCCTGCGTTATCACACCCTGGAACACACCAGCCGCCAGTTGCAGTCCGCGCTGTGGGGCCTGGGCGGCGTGCGTGCACAACCGATCGCCCACCAGCTGCACATTGCCCGCGAAGTCGCCGACCGTATCGCGCCGCGCGTATTGCTGGCGGACGAAGTGGGTCTGGGCAAGACCATCGAAGCCGGTCTGGTGATCCATCGCCAGCTGCTGTCGGGCCGCGCCAACCGCGTGCTGATCCTGGTTCCGGAAAACCTCCAGCACCAATGGCTGGTGGAAATGCGCCGCCGCTTCAACCTGCAGGTCGCGCTGTTCGACGAAGAACGCTTCATCGAAAGCGATGCCACCAATCCGTTCGAAGACACCCAGTTGGCCCTGGTGGCGCTGGAGTGGCTGGTCGACGATGAAAAGGCCCAGGACGCCCTGTTCGCTGCGGGCTGGGACCTGATGGTGGTCGACGAAGCCCACCACCTGGTGTGGCACGAAGATAAAGTCAGCCCGGAATACTCGCTGGTTGAACAGCTGGCCGAAGTCATTCCCGGCGTGCTGCTGCTCACCGCGACCCCGGAACAACTCGGTCAGGACAGCCACTTCGCCCGTCTGCGCCTGCTCGACCCGAACCGTTTTCATGACCTGGCCGCCTTCCGCGCCGAAAGTGAGAACTATCGCCCGGTGGCCGAAGCCGTTCAGGAGCTGCTGGACAAGGGCCGCCTCTCGGCCGAAGCGCACAAGACCATCCACGGTTTCCTCGGCAATGAAGGTGAAGCCCTGCTCACCGCCGTCAACGATGGCGACACCGAAGCCAGCGCCCGCCTCGTGCGTGAACTGCTCGACCGCCACGGCACCGGCCGCGTGCTGTTCCGTAACACCCGCGCCGCCGTGCAGGGTTTCCCTGAGCGCAAACTGCATCCGTACCCGCTGCCGTGCCCGGACGAATACCTCGAACTGCCTTTGGGCGAACACGCCGAGCTGTACCCGGAAGTCAGCTTCCAGGCCCAGCCGGACGCCAGCGAAGAAGAACGCTGGTGGAAATTCGACCCGCGCGTCGAGTGGCTGATCGACCAGCTGAAAATGCTCAAGCGCACCAAAGTGCTGGTGATCTGCGCCCACGCCGAAACCGCGATGGACCTGGAAGACGCCCTGCGCGTGCGCTCCGGCATCCCGGCGACGGTGTTCCACGAAGGCATGAACATCCTCGAGCGTGACCGCGCCGCCGCCTACTTCGCCGACGAAGAGTTCGGCGCGCAGGTGCTGATCTGCTCGGAAATCGGCAGTGAAGGTCGCAACTTCCAGTTCGCCCACCACTTGGTGCTGTTCGATCTGCCGTCGCACCCGGACCTGCTGGAACAACGGATCGGTCGTCTGGACCGGATCGGCCAGAAGCACATCATCGAACTGCACGTGCCGTACCTGGAAACCAGCCCGCAAGAGCGCCTGTTCCAGTGGTACCACGAAGCGCTGAACGCGTTCCTCAACACCTGCCCGACCGGCAACGCCTTGCAGCATCAGTTCGGCCCGCGCCTGCTGCCGCTGCTCGAAGAAGCCGACGACGGCGAGTGGCAAGCGCTGATCGACGAGGCGCGCACCGAGCGCGAGCGTCTGGAAGCCGAGCTGCACACCGGTCGCGACCGCCTGCTGGAACTCAACTCCGGCGGTGCCGGTGAAGGTGAAGCGCTGGTCGAGGACATCCTCGAGCAGGACGATCAGTTCGCCCTGCCGATCTACATGGAAACCCTGTTCGACGCGTTCGGCATCGACAGCGAAGACCATTCGGAAAACGCCCTGATCCTCAAGCCGAGCGAGAAGATGCTCGACGCCAGCTTCCCGCTGGGCGACGACGAAGGCGTGACCATCACCTACGACCGCAATCAGGCGCTGTCGCGTGAAGACATGCAGTTCATCACCTGGGAACACCCGATGGTGCAGGGCGGTATGGATCTGGTGCTGTCCGGGTCGATGGGCAACACCGCCGTCGCGCTGATCAAGAACAAGGCGCTCAAGCCAGGCACCGTGCTGCTGGAACTGCTCTACGTCAGCGAAGTGGTTGCTCCGCGTTCGCTGCAACTGGGCCGTTACCTGCCGCCGGCCGCCCTGCGCTGCCTGCTCGACGCCAACGGCAACGACCTGTCGTCGCGCGTGGCCTTCGAAACCCTGAACGATCAACTGGAAAGCGTGCCGCGCGCCAGTGCCAACAAGTTCATCCAGGCCCAGCGCGATCAGCTGACGCCACGGATCAACGCCGGTGAAGACAAGGTCACCCCGCGCCACGCCGAGCGCGTGGCCGAAGCCCGCCGCCGTCTGGCAGCCGACACCGACGAAGAACTGGCACGCCTGACCGCGTTGCAGGCGGTCAACCCGACCGTACGCGACAGCGAACTGGACGCCCTGCGCAAGCAGCGCGAGCAAGGTCTGGCGATGCTCGACAAGGCCGCGCTGCGACTGGAAGCGATCCGGGTGCTGGTGGCGGGCTAA
- a CDS encoding RidA family protein, which produces MTDSLSQRVQQLGLRLPEPSQPIANYVNHVGSQNHLFISGQIPLLDGKPAFIGRLGEAISDEEGVNAAELAALGLLAQLSNALGDDLSKLVRILRLGVFVAATPDFKAQGVVANGASNLLVNALGDKGRHVRTAVGVSSLPAGVAVEIDAIFELKP; this is translated from the coding sequence ATGACCGATTCCCTCAGCCAACGCGTTCAACAACTCGGCCTGCGCCTGCCCGAACCGAGCCAGCCGATCGCCAATTACGTCAACCATGTGGGCAGCCAGAACCATCTGTTCATCTCCGGGCAGATTCCATTACTCGACGGCAAACCTGCGTTCATCGGGCGACTGGGCGAAGCGATCTCCGACGAAGAAGGGGTCAACGCCGCCGAACTGGCTGCCTTGGGCCTGCTCGCCCAATTGAGCAATGCACTGGGCGATGACCTGTCGAAACTGGTGCGCATCCTGCGCCTCGGGGTTTTCGTGGCCGCCACACCGGACTTCAAGGCTCAGGGCGTCGTCGCCAACGGGGCCTCGAACCTGCTGGTCAACGCTCTTGGCGACAAGGGCCGGCACGTGCGCACTGCGGTCGGCGTGTCGAGCCTGCCAGCGGGCGTCGCGGTGGAAATCGACGCGATCTTCGAGCTCAAGCCGTGA